GCGCCCTGGGGTCCTTCCGCGGCGAAAGCGCCTTCTACACCTGGCTCTACAAGATCGCCGTGAACACCGCCAAGAACCACCTGGTGGCCATGGGCCGGCGCCCGCCGACGGGCGATATCGACGCCGAAGACGCCGTTTACGTGCCCGGGGCCACCCGGATGCATGAAAGCGCCACCCCCGAACGTGAACTCATGCGGGAGCAGGTGGAACAAACGGTGTTTTCTACTGTCCAAGCGTTGCCCGAGGAACTTCGGGTCGCGATTACCCTGCGTGAGGTGGAAGGCAAGAGCTATGAGGAAATTGCCGCCACGATGGATTGTCCGATCGGGACCGTCCGGTCACGTATCTTCAGGGCCCGCGAGGCCATCGATGAAAAATTGCGGCCGTTGTTGTCAGACCGCGAGGACCACACCCCATGAGCGAAGCTAATCGGGAAATTCTCTCCGCCGGCATGGATGGAGAGCTGTCACGGGAGGAGATCCGCTTCCTGTTGCGTCGCCTCGAGACCGATTCGGCCCTGGCGAACGCATGGTCGCGTTATCACGTCGGCCGCGACGGCGTGCGTGGCGAGGCACTCCCCCCGGTTTCGGTGGGTTTCGCGGACCGCGTCATGGCAG
Above is a genomic segment from Luteibacter aegosomatissinici containing:
- the rpoE gene encoding RNA polymerase sigma factor RpoE — translated: MGENELDQALVERVQQGDRRAFDLLVRKYQHKLVALISRYVHDWTECEDIAQEAFVRAWRALGSFRGESAFYTWLYKIAVNTAKNHLVAMGRRPPTGDIDAEDAVYVPGATRMHESATPERELMREQVEQTVFSTVQALPEELRVAITLREVEGKSYEEIAATMDCPIGTVRSRIFRAREAIDEKLRPLLSDREDHTP